One Pecten maximus chromosome 7, xPecMax1.1, whole genome shotgun sequence genomic window carries:
- the LOC117331213 gene encoding tigger transposable element-derived protein 4-like, with the protein MENAEDFAKKLGNPEFRCSNGFIESFKSRRGIVYKSICGESAAVNKDAVSDWIVSAYEPKNTDETGLFFKCEPDKSLHLKGVKCHGGKKSKDRVSLLIGSNMDGSEKLKLQGNQKFSCDIHT; encoded by the coding sequence ATGGAGAATGCTGAAGACTTCGCAAAGAAATTGGGTAATCCCGAATTCCGATGCTCAAATGGGTTTATAGAAAGCTTCAAGTCTCGCCGTGGCATTGTTTACAAATCTATTTGCGGGGAGAGTGCCGCAGTGAATAAAGATGCTGTAAGTGATTGGATTGTATCAGCATACGAACCAAAAAATACTGACGAAACTGGATTGTTTTTCAAGTGTGAACCTGACAAATCTTTACATTTAAAGGGTGTGAAATGTCACGGAGGGAAAAAAAGTAAGGACAGGGTGAGCCTTCTCATTGGCTCCAACATGGATGGGTCAGAAAAATTGAAACTTCAAGGGAATCAAAAGTTTTCCTgtgacatacacacataa